A region from the Drosophila bipectinata strain 14024-0381.07 chromosome 3R, DbipHiC1v2, whole genome shotgun sequence genome encodes:
- the LOC108127404 gene encoding serine protease grass-like, which produces MEVVGWGITEEEKLSDVPKKAFIKRSNLTECNIFNPMSTKLCASGLGKDSCSGDSGGPLNYPTLYNGKQRWVQAGIRKYFCCEDPFNAEGVDLLKENDEICGIFSDPKVLGGNNVRLGSRPWAAILEFNTTQPIRARFKCGGTLITSKFVLTAAHCIEDTLVSVRLGEHDLSKDEDCLSFDDEPVCLDKPLDVPVDKSFVHEGYERFRAVNDIALIRLKYPVQFTDWIRPICLPITKDLQFESQTNIRMEVVGWGITEEEKLSDVPKKAFINRLNLTECNIFNPMSTKLCASGLGKDSCSGDSGGPLNYPTLYNGKQRWVQAGIVSYGVQKCGKNPYAVYTDVAEYMGWITETIAQNT; this is translated from the exons ATGGAGGTTGTCGGCTGGGGCATAACAGAAGAAGAAAAGCTCTCAGACGTCCCTAAAAAAGCTTTCATCAAACGGTCGAACTTAACCGAGTGCAACATCTTTAATCCAATGAGCACAAAACTCTGCGCCAGTGGCTTGGGGAAAGATAGCTGCAGTGGTGACTCCGGAGGACCACTGAACTATCCCACTTTATACAATGGCAAACAGCGCTGGGTGCAGGCTGGAATC agaaaatatttttgctgtGAGGATCCATTTAATGCTGAAGGAGTAGACTTGCTGAAAGAAAATGATGAAATATGCGGTATTTTCTCAGACCCTAAGGTTTTAGGAGGTAACAATGTTAGACTGGGATCTCGGCCGTGGGCGGCCATACTCGAGTTTAATACGACACAGCCTATTAGGGCACGGTTTAAATGTGGCGGCACTCTGATCACTTCGA AATTTGTCTTGACGGCTGCGCACTGTATCGAAGATACCCT GGTATCCGTCCGTCTGGGAGAACATGATCTTAGTAAGGACGAGGACTGCTTAAGCTTTGACGATGAGCCAGTGTGTCTGGATAAACCCCTGGACGTTCCAGTCGACAAGAGTTTTGTCCACGAGGGATATGAACGTTTTAGAGCTGTGAACGATATTGCATTAATCCGCCTAAAATACCCAGTCCAGTTTACCGATTGGATACGACCCATATGTCTGCCGATAACAAAAGATCTTCAGTTTGAGAGTCAAACCAACATACGGATGGAGGTTGTCGGCTGGGGCATAACAGAAGAAGAAAAGCTCTCAGACGTCCCTAAAAAAGCTTTCATCAATCGGCTGAACTTAACCGAGTGCAACATCTTTAATCCAATGAGCACAAAACTCTGCGCCAGTGGCTTGGGGAAAGATAGCTGCAGTGGTGACTCCGGAGGACCACTGAACTATCCCACTTTATACAATGGCAAACAGCGCTGGGTGCAGGCTGGAATCGTGAGTTACGGAGTACAGAAATGTGGCAAAAATCCGTATGCGGTCTATACTGATGTGGCTGAATATATGGGTTGGATAACCGAAACCATTGCGCAAAACACATAG